From a single Drosophila sulfurigaster albostrigata strain 15112-1811.04 chromosome 3, ASM2355843v2, whole genome shotgun sequence genomic region:
- the LOC133846508 gene encoding LOW QUALITY PROTEIN: uncharacterized protein LOC133846508 (The sequence of the model RefSeq protein was modified relative to this genomic sequence to represent the inferred CDS: deleted 1 base in 1 codon) codes for MLLRRLQHSGGSSSNKAKAPAPAPSASSCSPSTSNPTLIGFTRQPTTTATSSATRTWLLPLLCLAIVAHVSGEIDRTIQEHENKNVVLPCPVNEEKCGKLHSLNWFKGDGRIAAMLLGDSNVTSVNDEFKNRVTVEQNPYRLVIKDLRISDEDIYLCDTTFYIPEETCDNFNGYRVELRVLVPPTEVVILDAKGDRIENGSIVGPMQERQNLKATCTVKNTRPQPDVGWWRGNKRLATYSPTHDQNDGLYTSTLELDWQLSREDLGEDIECRVESAAIKNTIVTKFGVDLQVRPTSIDIKGVEHHTVQGSKVVLTCDIHGARPAVNLTWYNSTSTISPEENELTEIRTKAFEKSDGTYHTQSELIFNASRFENDRVFRCEAENIVLQINREKPISSDLTLEVMYPPVVKVSPLGKSANTSEMVLLNCEYVANPASLTQVVWYRNGDVVNVNDTKRYEGGNAENVALLIRSTEKEDIGNYTCQLSNSIGKTISEQQIDLDVQYVPIVEVLMLPEGPVKESDESNVTLTCNIIDANPSVLTKVRWYANSTLLKELPDCYETREDLCHIDPSKLLLESIGRGFFYNYSCEGFNAAGWGPRSEDKELMVHYEPGPATLSHFPPIAIKKKSVIFYCGVEDPGYPESNRYRWMRGGRGPLQDIVTKEWTVEPVGLDSRTNYSCYAYNEGGKGVMATVNLEVHAPPFFIKNMQPYTGVLHSVSNFNLTCRIECVPRCEIAWWKDGVPIDKNDSRYFVREKYMDASPATGDFESMFSVLHFNMSNFPNKKFDIESDNAKYMCISTANAVGPTVNSTTYLSIEYAPDDISVSESTVYVQEHHIPGRVICKSRANPEPSYEWLYPNKTVTMGNTLIINDPIKRNDTGIYTCRAFNKHGDRTTETRIDVQFTPSCTIERQEIDDQDTLICTADGNPDEADFSWSLKLENDTVALGGGDKKSFRNKSLYVLTEDSDIARTYRCLANNTVGPGAVCEIEVAEQLVWWQRWDKTMLYIVISAIALLLLAVIIICIIIICICRRRRRQDKYHTEVSISANQSVLSYQPVLPQVGVALPIQETTETTLLPSTLLPPQQLQQQQQQQQQQQLKLPAMENNNELATPPPTARNSALPATVPKSPPRWPLRPGVMLHVSSDTKENLAVNRMTLKPNANSNPNSNPNASQLSAQLSAVLNDSQTNSNSTMLTEVTVMDATATGATTTTSTATAIAAAAAAAAKRRLMKTNPNDIALPSTDAATSSAEVLPELAACLDNPIAATAATTTTTVATVAVPGSMQRIWNFVFRRAKRTEQDDGIRDSQRSHVGLLNTFWRGRGSSGESPFGAQHRLKGIRSSGSVTYKKTPTATNSTTTTTTATAEATATATTTATCSPSSVPSHASVTFQAPSLDKTPPADTTTGAATAGATGAAATAVHAGPGLEPAQLQPVRGILKCPTPPPRPPPPILPLRRGPGHQQQQQLSSDSGSNAKPKPSIPSGNTLPPLLKRTVMVSPSRVERVQIHDKSSSLGDPLTEPGEYENLPFHGLQTAPNKFSTTPTNFNNNTNVVRVAPRPKRLNGNIGQAMNNPQQMHHQTLQHPQQQQHYYDQQQQQQLQQQQQQHQQQLQYNTLQYGRGCTAPPPHNRSMDQLESSSDQIQYNLSNCFPKSYTEYYQQHHHQQQQQQQQQSQQQQPQTSQQQSQKFHTNSASNAQLLNAIEHDYQPTYAVVERLPPPPPAPSSALLNTNPFLAASNFKKYDAAGQEELLGSMQRGKRGKAASLLDRMDMDKKFYSLKFPNGGGGNNKLKKPAYNLNASLATATANATSTAPKCKRHHSFAGGSHGDIESNGKPMRLYDPPVYENVADKCNGDTLDNEMGDDGSSNILNAGSNLNLSLNQNLATVQLHTQPTAAVVSQSHKKKHHHRQHQQKADAQAGAVGADFQLMEPERLSIYRSDSGISNSSYESQLPALGQRTPKSHKASSSGLNLTRKPVYMNVEGQQQQQQQQQMAARAGSPAHNINSSYESASSAPVTDPTSLSSCNSLYSSGTGTVSVSNTRCNRHPASHHQQQQQQQQQHQHQKQPTPEITTPEDYEQYQLGHQPGHSASMLSVASSISAASRGKCKPSASTTATASALQLQQQQQLSQRVGPHESNQLLANNPFLALKRHNNSNCNSSSSNNNNSVACSKKLRRQTISDPYAHIKRYYAIDAEAPNANSNNNNGNFDEAVGANSHCCTAATATSAAATATQQISSNNNGRGAEHGQRGCGHHQQQMLMPNELQLQASRLAATSNSNANANSNSSCNASNVDGNQNLRYVPPMPSATQPLAGGAYDCLVVRRPMRLPLRKHHTFHFQTTQTANGKLQQLRRQLQQQQLEREQQQLELGPLIYRPLALSERHAFKPISPTPATPGTTAAAAATNALPDYEKRKENATQQQQQQLQPMALQLNPAASLEALEVLTKTHPDFMFTRPKKEQNAAATAATVAGEAEEEEDLGYSFCEEEYMVDDDNGNSNDNVVDEQLVDEEDEEEETPHNATAPPTTPAHSNNNNNSAAIANATAGALRYFMTQSYREVHI; via the exons ATCGCACCATTCAGGAgcatgaaaacaaaaatgttgtgcTGCCGTGTCCTGTGAACGAAGAAAAGTGCGGGAAGCTGCACTCCTTGAACTGGTTTAAAGGCGATGGACGCATCGCAGCGATGCTATTGGGCGACAGCAATGTCACGAGTGTGAAcgatgaatttaaaaatag AGTAACTGTTGAGCAGAATCCATACAGATTAGTAATTAAGGACTTGAGAATATCTGACGAGGATATCTATCTATGTGATACAACCTTTTATATACCAGAAGAAACGTGTGATAACTTCAATGGCTATCGTGTCGAATTGAGAGTCTTAG TGCCACCCACTGAGGTTGTGATTTTGGACGCTAAGGGCGACCGCATTGAGAATGGCAGCATCGTGGGACCCATGCAGGAGCGTCAGAACCTCAAAGCGACCTGCACCGTGAAGAACACACGCCCCCAACCCGATGTGGGCTGGTGGCGCGGCAACAAGCGCCTGGCAACAT ATTCGCCCACTCACGATCAGAACGATGGTCTATACACTTCCACACTCGAATTGGACTGGCAATTGTCACGTGAGGATCTGGGAGAGGATATTGAATGCCGCGTGGAATCGGCtgcaattaaaaacacaattgTTACCAAATTCGGCGTCGATTTGCAAG TGCGACCCACGAGCATAGACATCAAGGGAGTGGAACATCATACGGTGCAGGGCAGCAAAGTGGTGCTAACATGTGAC ATACACGGAGCTCGTCCCGCAGTCAACTTAACCTGGTATAATAGCACCTCAACTATAAGTCCTGAGGAGAATGAACTTACTGAAATTCGCACTAAGGCT tttgaAAAGTCCGATGGTACCTATCACACGCAGTCGGAGTTGATTTTTAATGCCTCGCGATTTGAGAACGATCGCGTCTTCCGCTGTGAAGCTGAGAACATTGTGCTGCAGATCAATCGCGAAAAGCCAATTTCATCGGATTTGACTCTAGAAGTGATGT ATCCTCCCGTTGTCAAAGTCAGCCCATTGGGAAAGAGT GCAAACACCAGTGAAATGGTGCTACTGAATTGTGAATATGTTGCCAACCCCGCCTCGCTGACTCAAGTCGTTTG GTATCGCAATGGAGACGTAGTTAATGTCAATGACACGAAGCGCTATGAGGGAGGCAATGCGGAGAATGTGGCACTGCTGATCAGATCTACGGAGAAAGAAGACATTGGCAATTACACCTGCCAGCTGTCCAACTCCATTGGCAAAACCATTTCCGAGCAGCAAATCGATCTGGATGTGCAAT ACGTGCCCATTGTGGAGGTGCTGATGCTGCCTGAAGGTCCTGTTAAGGAGAGCGATGAGTCAAATGTGACGCTCACCTGCAACATCATCGATGCGAATCCCTCAGTGTTGACCAAAGTGCGCTGGTATGCGAACTCCACGCTGCTTAAGGAACTGCCGGATTGCTACGAAACTAGA GAGGACTTGTGCCACATTGATCCCAGCAAGCTGCTGCTCGAGAGCATTGGACGCGGTTTCTTCTACAACTATTCCTGCGAGGGCTTCAATGCCGCCGGCTGGGGACCACGCAGCGAGGACAAGGAGCTAATG GTGCACTATGAACCCGGACCAGCCACATTGTCGCACTTTCCGCCCATTGCCATCAAGAAGAAGAGCGTGATCTTTTATTGCGGCGTCGAGGATCCCGGCTACCCTGAGTCGAATAG ATATCGCTGGATGCGCGGCGGTCGCGGCCCACTCCAGGACATTGTCACCAAGGAATGGACCGTCGAGCCCGTCGGTCTGGACAGTCGCACCAACTACTCGTGCTATGCGTACAATGAGGGCGGCAAGGGTGTCATGGCCACCGTCAATCTAGAGGTACATGCCCCGCCCTTCTTCATCAAGAACATGCAACCGTATACGGGTGTGTTGCACTCCGTCTCCAACTTTAATCTGACCTGCCGCATCGAGTGTGTGCCACGCTGTGAGATCGCCTGGTGGAAGGATGGTGTGCCCATCGACAAGAACGATTCGCGTTACTTCGTTCGCGAAAAGTACATGGATGCCTCTCCGGCCACTGGCGATTTCGAGAGCATGTTCTCCGTTCTG CACTTCAATATGTCAAATTTCCCGAATAAAAAATTCGATATCGAATCGGATAACGCGAAATACATGTGCATATCAACGGCAAATGCTGTGGGACCGACAGTAAACAGCACCACCTACTTGAGCATCGAAT ACGCACCGGATGACATCAGCGTTTCGGAGAGCACGGTCTATGTGCAGGAGCATCATATTCCCGGTCGTGTCATATGCAAATCGCGGGCTAATCCGG AACCATCTTATGAGTGGCTGTATCCCAACAAGACGGTTACCATGGGCAACACTCTGATTATAAATGATCCCATCAAGCGAAACGATACTGGTATTTATACTTGTCGCGCCTTTAACAAACACGGAGATCGCACCACAGAAACCCGCATCGATGTTCAGT TTACACCAAGCTGTACGATTGAGAGGCAGGAGATCGATGACCAGGATACACTAATTTGCACAGCAGACGGAAATCCTGATGAG GCCGATTTCTCATGGTCACTTAAACTGGAGAATGACACAGTCGCATTGGGCGGCGGCGACAAGAAGTCCTTTAGGAACAAAAGCTTGTACGTGCTGACCGAGGATTCGGACATTGCCAGGACTTATCGTTGTTTGGCCAACAATACTGTGGGTCCAGGTGCAGTCTGTGAGATTGAAGTTGCTG AACAATTGGTCTGGTGGCAGCGTTGGGACAAAACGATGCTCTATATAGTGATTAGCGCCATAGCGCTTTTGTTGCTGGCCGTCATCATTATTTGTATCATAATCATTTGCATATGCCGTCGCCGTCGGCGTCAGGATAAAT ATCATACGGAAGTATCCATTAGCGCCAACCAGAG CGTGCTATCATATCAGCCGGTGCTGCCACAAGTAGGCGTGGCACTGCCCATACAAGAGACAACAGAGACAACATTGCTGCCATCGACTTTGCTGCCAccgcaacaactgcaacagcagcagcaacaacagcagcaacagcaactaaagCTGCCCGCAATGGAGAACAACAATGAACTGGCCACGCCCCCGCCCACAGCGCGCAATAGTGCGTTGCCTGCCACAGTGCCAAAGTCGCCACCACGCTGGCCACTGCGGCCGGGCGTCATGTTGCACGTGAGCAGCGACACCAAAGAGAATCTGGCAGTGAATCGCATGACGTTGAAACCGAATGCGAATTCGAATCCCAACTCAAATCCAAATGCGAGTCAATTGTCGGCGCAGTTAAGTGCCGTGCTGAATGATAGCCAAACTAACTCAAATAGCACAATGCTAACCGAGGTGACGGTGATggatgcaacagcaactggagcaacaacaaccacatcgacagcgacagcaatcgcagcagcagcggcggcagcagccaaGCGTAGGCTGATGAAGACTAATCCCAATGACATTGCCTTGCCATCGACAGATGCAGCCACCAGTTCAGCTGAAGTTCTGCCCGAGCTGGCCGCCTGCCTAGACAATCCGattgcagccacagcagcaacaactaccacGACGGTGGCAACAGTTGCTGTGCCCGGGAGCATGCAACGCATTTGGAACTTTGTGTTTCGGCGAGCGAAGCGCACGGAGCAGGACGATGGCATCAGGGACAGCCAGCGCAGCCATGTGGGCTTGTTGAACACATTttggcgtgggcgtggcagtagCGGCGAGTCGCCGTTTGGAGCCCAGCATCGCCTCAAAGGCATTcgcagcagtggcagtg TCACCTACAAAAAGACGCCAACAGCAACTAATTcaaccacgacaacaacaacagcgacagcagaggcaacagcaacagcaacaacgacagcaacttGCAGTCCCAGCAGTGTCCCATCACATGCCTCTGTGACATTTCAAGCGCCTTCATTAGACAAGACACCGCCAGCAGACACcacaacaggagcagcaacagctggcgcaaccggagcagcagcaacagcagtccACGCTGGGCCTGGCTTGGAGCCAGCACAGTTGCAGCCAGTGCGGGGCATACTCAAGTGTCCCACACCCCCGCCACGCCCGCCGCCGCCCATATTGCCGTTGCGGCGTGGCCCTggacaccagcagcaacaacagctgtccagcgacagcggcagcaatgcGAAGCCAAAGCCGAGTATTCCCAGCGGCAACACGCTGCCGCCGTTGCTCAAACGCACCGTTATGGTCTCACCGAGCCGTGTCGAACGCGTTCAAA tacacGACAAGTCGTCTTCACTGGGGGATCCATTGACGGAACCTGGCGAGTATGAGAATCTACCGTTTCATGGTCTGCAAACGGCACCTAACAAG TTCTCTACTACCcctacaaattttaataacaacacAAATGTGGTGCGCGTCGCTCCACGACCCAAGAGACTCAATGGAAATATTGGTCAAGCCATGAACAACCCGCAGCAGATGCATCACCAGACTCTACAGCAtcctcaacagcagcaacactactacgaccagcagcagcagcaacaactacaacaacagcagcagcaacatcagcaacagctgcagtaCAACACTTTGCAGTACGGGCGTGGCTGCACAGCCCCGCCCCCTCACAATCGTAGCATGGATCAACTCGAATCCAGCTCAGATCAAATCCAATACAATCTCAGCAATTGCTTTCCCAAAAGCTACACCGAATACtatcagcaacatcatcaccagcagcaacaacagcagcagcaacaatcacagcagcagcagccacaaacaTCGCAGCAGCAATCGCAAAAGTTTCACACGAATTCCGCGTCCAATGCGCAACTCTTGAATGCCATCGAACACGATTATCAACCCACATATGCAGTTGTAGAACGCCTGCCACCGCCTCCCCCCGCTCCTAGTTCAGCGTTGCTCAATACGAATCCTTTTCTGGCCGCCAGCAACTTTAAGAAATACGATGCAGCCGGACAGGAGGAGCTGCTGGGCAGCATGCAGCGTGGCAAGCGAGGCAAGGCGGCCAGTTTGCTTGATCGCATGGACATGGACAAGAAATTCTATTCACTCAAGTTTCCCAatggcggcggtggcaacaATAAACTAAAGAAGCCCGCATACAATCTAAATGCATCGCTGGCAACAGCCACTGCGAATGCAACGTCGACGGCGCCAAAGTGCAAGCGGCATCATTCCTTTGCTGGCGGTAGCCATGGCGATATTGAATCCAATGGCAAGCCCATGCGTCTGTACGATCCGCCTGTTTATGAGAATGTGGCGGATAAGTGCAACGGCGACACATTGGACAATGAGATGGGCgacgacggcagcagcaacatactGAACGCTGGCAGCAATCTCAACTTGAGTTTGAATCAAAATCTGGCCACTGTGCAGTTGCATACGCAGCCAACGGCTGCCGTCGTCTCGCAAAGCCACAAGAAGAAACATCACCATCGCCAGCACCAGCAAAAGGCTGATGCCCAAGCCGGCGCCGTTGGCGCTGACTTTCAATTGATGGAGCCCGAACGCCTTAGCATTTATCGCAGCGATTCGGGCATCTCGAATAGCTCGTATGAATCGCAGCTGCCGGCACTGGGTCAACGGACGCCCAAGTCGCACAAGGCCAGCTCCTCGGGTCTGAATCTGACTCGCAAGCCAGTCTACATGAATGTGGAgggtcaacagcagcaacagcagcagcagcagatggcAGCACGTGCCGGCTCACCGGCGCACAATATTAATTCGTCCTATGAATCGGCTTCGTCGGCGCCAGTCACAGATCCCACCTCGCTTAGCTCGTGCAATTCGCTTTATAGCAGCGGCACCGGCACCGTTAGCGTCAGCAACACACGCTGTAATCGCCATCCAGCATCGcaccatcagcaacagcagcagcaacagcagcaacatcaacatcagaaGCAGCCAACGCCGGAAATCACAACACCCGAGGATTACGAGCAGTACCAACTGGGCCATCAGCCCGGACATTCTGCCTCCATGTTGTCTGTGGCCAGCAGCATCAGTGCCGCCAGTCGTGGCAAGTGCAAGCCCTCCGCCAgcacaacggcaacagcatcagcactgcaactgcaacagcagcagcaactgtcgCAACGCGTGGGTCCGCATGAG TCAAACCAATTGCTGGCCAATAATCCATTTTTAGCACTTAAACGgcataacaacagcaactgcaacagcagcagcagcaacaacaacaacagtgttGCCTGCAGCAAGAAACTACGACGACAGACCATCAGTGACCCCTACGCACATATCAAACGGTATTATGCCATCGATGCCGAAGCCCCtaatgccaacagcaacaacaacaacggcaacttCGATGAAGCCGTTGGTGCCAACAGTCATTGCTgcacggcagcaacagcaacgtcagcagctgcaacagcaacgcaacaaattagcagcaacaacaatgggcgGGGGGCTGAGCATGGGCAACGGGGGTGTGgccatcatcaacaacaaatgctaATGCCAAATGAATTGCAGCTGCAGGCAAGTCGATTAGCTGCCACCTCCAActccaacgccaacgccaactcAAACTCCAGCTGTAATGCCAGCAATGTTGACGGCAATCAGAATTTAAGATATGTACCGCCGATGCCAAGTGCAACACAGCCACTGGCTGGCGGGGCCTACGATTGTTTGGTGGTGCGTCGCCCGATGCGGTTGCCGTTGCGCAAACATCACACCTTCCACTTTCAGACCACACAAACGGCCAATGGcaaattgcagcagctgcgacgtcagctgcaacagcagcagctggaacgggagcaacagcagctggagctCGGACCGCTCATCTATCGACCATTGGCGCTAAGTGAGCGGCATGCCTTTAAGCCAATATCGCCAACACCTGCAACACCtggaacaacagcagcagcagcagcaaccaacgcATTGCCTGATTAT